The following coding sequences are from one Cryptococcus deuterogattii R265 chromosome 1, complete sequence window:
- a CDS encoding beclin 1, with protein sequence MPPAQLCQRCNQPIQLDPSLSEITPAQYSLIVSSLPPASASTSSSPSTSLDLKHKLSDLPPYTREAAKIWRDANDPPLSGDSSIQTGLRSVAESFILLSDSALQPTSSKLPGKSLPPHDLDLSTQLHQILSSNTPVSHPLCTECTALLTAEFQRMAEELSKERDAYIRFEQAIRKNKELLETAESSRKTVKTRHVGGLAKYDVEGTEEEWDALIKKKEELELEEERLKLLLESTEKELEVALEEERLVELEAKMVEQEENDFLSSHSALSIHLAQLASTLNTANTSLLLSRSLLAHLESTNVYNDAFHIGHVPLLPLASSSITVGTINGLRLGGRPVVEWDEINAAWGLAALCLHRIAEKVGCVFETYKIVPLGSYSRVEELPPSKSTYELYASSDMTPARLLQNRRFNHAMVAFLECLRQLLEFGKKHGKQWAQANIDICKDKISNHSIRLPGISSMPLGLPSMAIMGLAGNGSNHPNPNGSNGKSQSGSSTGDSTAEEGWTRACRTVLGVLKRVLIMESETDRGSISEQS encoded by the exons ATGCCCCCCGCCCAGCTCTGCCAGAGATGTAACCAG CCCATACAACTCGACCCCTCCCTTTCAGAGATTACTCCCGCCCAGTACTCCCTCATAGtctcatctctccctccggcctccgcctccacttcctcttcgccttctacATCACTGGATCTAAAGCACAAACTGTCCGATTTGCCGCCATATACTAGAGAAGCTGCAAAGATATGGCGCGACGCAAATGATCCGCCTTTATCAGGCGACAGCTCAATCCAAACCGGCCTCAGAAGCGTGGCCGAGAGTTTTATCTTACTCTCAGATTCCGCTCTGCAACCTACATCATCCAAATTACCCGGTAAATCACTGCCTCCGCACGACCTCGATCTGTCTACGCAATTACATCAAATCCTCTCATCAAATACGCCGGTTTCCCATCCGTTATGTACTGAGTGCACTGCGTTGTTAACCGCCGAGTTCCAGAGGATGGCCGAAGAGTTGAGCAAAGAGCGTGATGCGTATATTAGGTTTGAGCAAGCGATCCGGAAGAACAAAGAGTTGTTAGAAACCGCTGAAAGCTCAAGAAAGACTGTGAAGACGAGACACGTTGGTGGTCTAGCAAAGTACGATGTGGAAGGCacagaggaggaatgggatgcCCTtataaagaaaaaagaggagcTTGAactcgaagaagaacgactgaagctgctgctggaatCGACGGAAAAAGAGCTCGAAGTTGCTCTTGAAGAGGAACGGCTGGTAGAGTTGGAAGCAAAAATGGTCGAACAGGAGGAAAACGA TTTCTTATCGTCTCATTCTGCCCTTTCAATTCACCTGGCGCAACTGGCATCAACACTGAACACCGCCAATACGTCTCTCCTCTTATCCCGTTCTCTTTTAGCTCACTTGGAATCTACAAACGTCTATAACGATGCTTTCCACATAGGCCatgttcctcttctacctcttgcttcttctaGCATTACTGTGGGGACGATTAACGGGTTAAGATTGGGCGGCAGACCTGTCGTGGAATGGGATGAGATCAATGCGGCCTGGGGGTTGGCGGCGCTCTGTCTTCACAGAATCGCCGAAAAGGTCGGATGCGTATTCGAAAC TTATAAAATTGTCCCTTTAGGCTCTTATTCTCGCGTAGAAGAGCTTCCCCCTTCAAAGTCAACTTACGAATTATACGCCTCCTCAGATATGACACCGGCACGTCTTTTGCAAAATCGTAGATTTAACCATGCGATGGTGGCATTTCTTGAATGTCTGCGACAACTCTTAGAGTTCGGGAAAAAGCATGGCAAACAATGGGCTCAGGCCAACATCGA TATCTGTAAAGACAAGATATCAAATCATTCCATTCGCTTACCAGGTATCTCATCCATGCCTCTCGGGTTGCCGTCGATGGCAATAATGGGTTTAGCTGGAAATGGCTCTAATCATCCTAACCCCAATGGGTCAAACGGGAAGAGTCAAAGTGGTAGCAGCACTGGGGATTCAACGGCTGAAGAGGGTTGGACACGGGCTTGTAGAACGGTGCTTGGAGTGCTGAAGAGGGTCCTCATTATGGAGAGTGAAACAGATCGCGGTAGTATAAGTGAACAGAGCTAA
- a CDS encoding 2,4-dihydroxyhept-2-ene-1,7-dioic acid aldolase translates to MESKTFLKNALAQKKPGVGFWSTLPGAATVATVLSTGGFNWTLIDAEHGMITDKDYFELVNTVTSHGASPIIRVPWNEEWMIKRALDAGAQGVMTPMCHSAEDAKRIVSYSKYPPVGTRGYGPMFCPPIFQCKGSDYDAGADKNLLVIVQIESRKGVENVEEIAKVEGLDCLFIGPFDLSKQMNVPFGGEEHEAAIEKTLKAAHNAHKIAAIFCSNGEVARKRLEQGFDMVSIAVDSACLAAEMERQLSLVTGEAGKGDRSYS, encoded by the exons ATGGAATCCAAAACTTTTCTCAAGAACGCTCTTGCTCAGAAGAAGCCAGGGGTCGGTTTCTGGTCCAC TCTCCCTGGGGCTGCGACCGTAGCTACAGTCCTTTCGACTGGTGGCTTTAACTGGACTTTGATTGATGCCGAGCACGGTATGATTACGGATAAGGATTATTTCGAG CTTGTTAACACAGTCACTTCTCACGGGGCTTCACCAATTATCCGGGTTCCTTGGAATGAAGAGTGGATGATCAAAAGAGCTCTAGATGCTGGCGCCCAAGGAGTAATGACTCCAATGTGTCACTCTGCC GAAGATGCTAAGAGAATTGTTTCTTACTCCAAATACCCTCCAGTCGGTACTCGAGGCTACGGCCCAATGTTTTGTCCCCCGATTTTCCAATGCAAAGGGTCCGACTATGATGCAGGGGCAGACAAAAACCTTCTGGTCATCGTGCAAATCGAATCCAGAAAAGGAGTCGAGAACGTCGAGGAAATTGCTAAGGTAGAAGGTCTAGACTGCTTATTCATCG GTCCATTTGATCTGTCAAAGCAAATGAACGTACCCtttggtggagaggagcaTGAGGCCGCTATTGAGAAAACTCTTAAGGCAGCCCACAATGCTCACAAGATCGCCGCCATCTTCT GTTCCAATGGTGAAGTTGCCCGCAAACGTCTTGAGCAAGGCTTTGACATGGTGTCGATAGCCGTTGATAGTGCGTGCCTAGCAGCGGAAATGGAAAGGCAGTTAAGCTTGGTGACAGGTGAAGCAGGTAAAGGTGACAGGTCTTATTCGTAG
- a CDS encoding glyoxylate reductase, whose translation MPKILVTRDLGEHAMAILRQSGYDLIVNPDDAPPSREWVLNHLADPQVFAACIMHSQPSDKVDKELIASASENLRCISTFSVGYDHIDVKAANARGIKIGHTPGVLSDAVADIAAILVLSTLRRIGEGISLVKSGNWKQQPWAPFVNCGLSIGHPSLTIGFLGFGRISQATVQRLLAFTNKKQPPLILYTSSYRRDNQDEIDANLSKTFGVEVRREEKEILASQADIVIVLCDLNPSTKDMVNKSFFQKMKKSAILVNVARGPIVNSEDLHEALVSGQIFGAGLDVLTGEPDIPADHPLLKLNNCLVLPHLGSADYDTRNAMAERCVRNAIAAVNGEPLVAEVKV comes from the exons ATGCCCAAAATCCTCGT TACCCGTGATCTTGGAGAACATGCTATGGCCATCCTGCGCCAATCAGGCTACGATCTCATTGTCAATCCGGATGATGCACCGCCCTCGAGAGAATGGGTACTCAATCACCTGGCTGATCCGCAAGTCTTTGCGGCATGTATTATGCATAGTCAGCCTAGCGACAAGGTCGACAAGGAGCTCATTGCAAGTGCCAGTGAGAATTTGCGCTGTATTTCTACCTTCTCTGTAGGGTATG ATCACATTGATGTCAAAGCGGCCAATGCGCGCGGAATCAAGATAGGTCATACCCCGGGTGTCTTGAGTGATGCCG TTGCGGACATTGCAGCGATTCTGGTACTCTCAACTCTACGTCGTATCGGAGAAGGCATTAGCTTGGTAAAAAGTGGTAAT TGGAAACAGCAGCCATGGGCCCCTTTTGTCAACTGCGGCTTATCAATTGgccatccatctcttacTATCGGTTTCCTAGGCTTTGGTCGCATATCTCAAGCAACAGTTCAAAGACTCCTTGCCTTCACTAACAAGAAACAGCCCCCTCTTATCCTGTATACTTCTTCCTACCGAAGGGACAACCAGGATGAAATCGATGCCAACCTTTCAAAAACTTTCGGAGTGGAAGTTaggcgagaagagaaagaaattCTCGCTTCTCAAGCAGACATAGTCATTGTCCTGTGCGACTTGAACCCCTCAACCAAAGATATGGTCAACaaaagcttcttccagaaaatgaagaaatcAGCCATTCTTGTCAATGTTGCGCGT GGCCCTATTGTGAATTCGGAAGATTTGCATGAGGCATTAGTATCGGGTCAAATTTTCGGTGCAGGTTTAGATGTCTTGACAGGAGAGCCTGATATCCCCGCCGACCATCCACTTTTGAAATTGAACAACT GTTTGGTACTTCCGCATTTGGGCTCGGCAGATTATGATACACGAAACGCAATGGCGGAGCGTT GTGTACGCAATGCAATTGCTGCGGTCAATGGGGAGCCTCTGGTGGCCGAAGTCAAGGTGTGA